The following coding sequences lie in one Novipirellula aureliae genomic window:
- a CDS encoding UDP-glucuronic acid decarboxylase family protein codes for MIQRILVTGGAGFLGSHLCERLVDEGHDIICLDNFFTSQKSNVSHLLDRPNFELIRHDITLPIHLEVDQVYNMACPAAPGHYQYNPIKTIKTSVMGSINVLGMAKRCGAKVLQASTSEVYGDPEVHPQPESYRGSVNPIGIRACYDEGKRVAETLFMDYHRANNVDIRIVRIFNTYGPRMHPYDGRVVSNFIRQTLAGEDLTIFGDGSQTRSFCFRDDLVTAIIAMMNNENGFIGPVNIGNPDEFTIRELAETVIKLCGTKNKLVSRPLPSDDPTRRRPDITLAQKELDWEPKVKLEEGLAKTIEWFKSIDLGDYRPPTPNFS; via the coding sequence ATGATCCAGCGAATTCTTGTTACCGGCGGCGCTGGTTTCCTCGGTTCCCACCTTTGTGAGCGACTCGTCGACGAAGGTCACGACATTATTTGCTTGGATAACTTTTTTACCAGCCAAAAATCAAACGTCAGCCACTTGCTGGATCGACCCAACTTTGAGCTGATTCGGCACGATATAACGTTGCCAATCCACTTGGAAGTCGACCAAGTCTACAATATGGCTTGCCCCGCTGCTCCCGGACACTACCAATACAACCCGATCAAGACGATCAAAACCAGTGTGATGGGATCGATCAACGTCTTGGGGATGGCAAAACGCTGCGGTGCGAAAGTGTTGCAGGCGAGCACGAGCGAAGTCTACGGCGACCCCGAAGTGCATCCACAACCGGAAAGCTATCGTGGCAGCGTCAACCCCATTGGGATCCGCGCGTGTTATGACGAAGGCAAACGTGTCGCCGAAACGTTGTTCATGGATTATCACCGTGCCAACAATGTCGACATTCGCATTGTTCGTATTTTCAATACGTATGGACCACGCATGCACCCGTATGATGGCCGCGTCGTTTCCAACTTCATCCGTCAAACGTTGGCTGGCGAAGACTTGACCATTTTTGGTGACGGGTCGCAAACGCGATCCTTCTGTTTCCGTGACGACTTGGTTACCGCCATCATCGCAATGATGAACAATGAAAATGGATTTATCGGCCCCGTCAACATTGGCAATCCCGATGAGTTTACGATTCGCGAATTGGCCGAAACGGTCATCAAGCTTTGCGGCACAAAAAACAAGCTTGTCAGCCGCCCGTTACCCTCCGACGATCCAACTCGCCGTCGTCCCGACATCACCCTAGCCCAAAAAGAACTTGACTGGGAACCAAAAGTCAAGCTCGAAGAGGGACTTGCTAAAACAATCGAATGGTTCAAGTCGATCGATTTGGGCGACTATCGACCACCGACCCCAAACTTTAGTTAG
- a CDS encoding MBL fold metallo-hydrolase codes for MPIDVLPARRFEVVFLGTGTSVGVPVLGCECEVCQSADPHNSRTRCAILVHLEQGNLLIDTPPELRIQLLREKVKLVHSVLFTHEHADHLFGLDDLRLFPFRLGHPVPLYCTAKVEHRIRTSFDYAFTNRKETHAGSVPQLAFRPIDTEPFEVMGVRVVPIPMKHGPNFDVLGFRIGDFAYCTDTNEIPPASMKLLEGVRTFVVGALRFTPHPTHFNLEEAIAVARQVNAKQTYFTHLSHDLDYDAVMAKLPPGMALAYDGLHTNAGF; via the coding sequence ATGCCCATTGACGTTTTGCCTGCTCGCCGATTTGAAGTTGTTTTCCTAGGGACCGGGACGAGTGTCGGAGTCCCCGTCCTGGGTTGTGAATGCGAGGTCTGCCAAAGCGCGGATCCTCATAACAGCCGGACACGATGTGCGATTCTCGTCCACTTGGAGCAAGGCAATCTGTTGATCGACACGCCACCCGAATTGCGGATTCAATTGCTGCGTGAAAAAGTCAAACTTGTCCACTCGGTACTCTTTACTCACGAGCACGCCGACCATCTGTTTGGCCTCGACGATTTGCGGCTGTTCCCCTTTCGACTCGGCCATCCCGTACCACTCTACTGTACCGCCAAGGTTGAACATCGCATTCGAACCTCTTTTGATTATGCGTTCACGAACCGCAAGGAAACTCACGCAGGGTCGGTGCCCCAATTAGCATTCCGTCCGATCGATACGGAACCCTTCGAAGTGATGGGGGTTCGAGTCGTGCCGATCCCGATGAAGCATGGGCCGAACTTTGATGTCCTGGGATTTCGGATCGGCGATTTCGCCTACTGTACCGACACCAACGAAATCCCCCCTGCGTCCATGAAACTCCTTGAAGGCGTCCGTACGTTTGTGGTCGGAGCTTTACGATTCACACCTCATCCAACTCACTTCAATCTGGAAGAGGCGATCGCGGTAGCACGACAGGTGAATGCGAAACAGACCTACTTCACCCATCTATCGCACGATTTGGATTACGACGCGGTGATGGCAAAGCTGCCCCCTGGCATGGCATTGGCCTATGACGGGCTTCACACCAATGCTGGTTTCTAG
- the amrA gene encoding AmmeMemoRadiSam system protein A yields the protein MSVEQSRLPKSDRERLLDVAEQSIAAGLQTRRIVEPELVSYSDALRHVQASFVTLRTDEQLRGCVGSVEASDPLVFDVSHNAFRAAFNNGRYPALTEAEFPSLTIQVTVLSPLKHLITRSLGDVIAKIQPGVDGVVLRLGRRHAMFLPEIWETLQDPVELFRHLRLKAGLPPERWSPRIRVSTFQTQRFSRLKPVDFINRSESAAGSRPLTAHR from the coding sequence ATGAGTGTTGAACAATCGCGGCTACCCAAATCAGACCGCGAAAGGCTACTTGATGTTGCCGAGCAAAGCATTGCAGCGGGGCTTCAAACGCGGCGGATCGTTGAACCCGAACTTGTCTCTTACAGTGACGCGTTGAGGCACGTCCAAGCCTCTTTTGTAACGCTTCGCACCGACGAGCAGTTGCGTGGCTGCGTCGGTTCGGTAGAAGCGAGCGATCCACTCGTCTTTGACGTTAGCCACAATGCTTTTCGCGCGGCATTCAACAATGGACGGTACCCAGCGTTGACGGAAGCCGAGTTTCCCAGCTTGACGATTCAGGTCACCGTTCTGAGTCCGCTAAAGCATTTGATTACTCGGAGCCTCGGCGATGTGATCGCCAAAATTCAGCCTGGAGTCGACGGGGTTGTCCTGCGTCTCGGCCGGCGGCATGCGATGTTCCTCCCCGAAATTTGGGAAACGTTGCAAGATCCGGTCGAATTATTCCGGCATTTGCGTCTGAAGGCTGGATTGCCACCTGAGCGTTGGTCACCACGAATCCGCGTGTCGACCTTCCAAACCCAGCGTTTTTCTCGCTTAAAACCTGTTGATTTCATCAATCGTAGCGAGTCAGCGGCCGGTTCTCGCCCGTTGACCGCGCACCGGTAA
- a CDS encoding flagellar basal body P-ring protein FlgI — MRGKKPKIVFDSKRWRAVKAAVLVLICCIHTVGCTSFWNGTSEDSEKEARLKELLKVPEPPDLIRDASITQGMNTIQVDGVAAINGLPGTGGPAVPSIYRDQLLDEMQRHEVKDPNHFLELKQTALVRVRAFVPPGARRGDPVDLRFITPPRSEVHDLHGGWMLESRLRHQQVLQSSVRQSDVMVVGTGPVLTRADHHPSEDDAYRLEGVVLGGGRIQIDRKIGLILRPQYQHVKMATAIAAAINRRFYFFDGTTRRGIAKAIEDDFIEIEAHPRYRGNEARMVAVIRALGVAPESSATQKRLVELASRLKEPATASDAALQLEGLGECAIPTLLEGLKATNPELRFYAAEALAYLDRNEAIDPLLESARSVAAFRHPALLALQGLDQQLAIDGLVSLMDEPSLETRYGAFVAIRSRPDAKHYLLGETLGEAFRLYDVASTASPAIVISLKHHPEVVLFGSPGNLDIPTFLMGPHGIMLKNDPDTPGMLRISRFKAGEDDRRVTIPSNAKSVAEGIAAVGGGYGDVVAVFREAKQKGYLKDQLAFDPLPRSQRTYFRDTDSAADQEGFGDDNPRADAESESDEE; from the coding sequence ATGCGAGGCAAGAAGCCAAAAATCGTCTTCGATTCCAAACGCTGGCGTGCTGTAAAGGCTGCCGTCTTGGTTCTTATTTGCTGCATCCATACCGTTGGATGCACCTCCTTTTGGAATGGAACTTCCGAAGACAGTGAAAAAGAAGCGAGGCTCAAAGAACTTCTCAAAGTCCCCGAGCCGCCCGATTTGATTCGTGATGCCTCCATCACCCAGGGGATGAATACGATCCAAGTGGACGGGGTTGCGGCAATCAACGGTCTACCTGGCACGGGCGGTCCGGCAGTCCCCTCGATCTATCGTGACCAACTGCTCGATGAAATGCAGCGTCATGAGGTGAAAGACCCGAACCATTTTTTAGAACTCAAACAAACCGCCTTGGTCCGTGTCCGCGCTTTCGTTCCCCCCGGAGCCCGCCGTGGCGATCCGGTCGATTTGCGGTTCATCACACCACCACGATCGGAGGTGCATGATCTACACGGTGGCTGGATGCTTGAGTCAAGACTTCGTCATCAACAAGTTTTGCAAAGTAGCGTGCGTCAAAGCGACGTCATGGTCGTTGGCACGGGCCCCGTTTTAACGCGAGCCGACCACCATCCATCGGAAGACGATGCCTACCGGCTTGAGGGTGTTGTCCTCGGTGGCGGACGCATTCAAATCGATCGAAAAATCGGGTTGATTCTCCGCCCTCAGTATCAACACGTCAAAATGGCCACCGCGATTGCGGCGGCGATCAATCGTCGATTCTACTTTTTCGACGGAACCACTCGGCGGGGTATCGCCAAAGCAATCGAAGACGACTTTATCGAAATCGAAGCCCACCCTCGCTACCGCGGGAACGAAGCACGTATGGTCGCGGTCATTCGCGCACTTGGCGTTGCACCAGAGTCCTCTGCAACTCAAAAACGACTGGTAGAACTTGCCAGCCGATTGAAGGAACCAGCAACCGCATCGGATGCCGCCCTGCAACTCGAAGGGTTAGGCGAGTGTGCCATTCCGACGCTGCTAGAGGGACTCAAGGCAACCAACCCCGAGTTGCGTTTTTATGCAGCCGAGGCACTGGCATACCTCGACCGTAACGAAGCGATTGATCCCTTGTTGGAATCCGCTCGTTCCGTTGCTGCTTTCCGACATCCCGCTCTCCTTGCTCTGCAAGGTCTCGACCAGCAATTGGCGATCGACGGTTTGGTGAGTCTGATGGACGAACCGAGTTTGGAAACCCGCTACGGAGCGTTCGTAGCGATCCGGAGCCGACCCGACGCGAAACACTATCTGCTTGGCGAGACGCTTGGTGAAGCGTTTCGCTTGTACGACGTTGCATCAACCGCCTCGCCTGCAATTGTCATTTCGCTAAAACATCATCCTGAAGTGGTGCTCTTTGGAAGCCCCGGGAATCTCGACATTCCGACGTTCCTGATGGGCCCGCATGGGATCATGTTAAAAAATGATCCTGACACGCCAGGGATGCTTCGCATTAGCCGCTTCAAGGCGGGTGAGGATGATCGCCGAGTGACGATTCCTAGCAATGCGAAATCGGTTGCCGAAGGGATCGCAGCGGTTGGTGGCGGTTATGGTGATGTGGTTGCCGTTTTCAGAGAGGCGAAACAAAAGGGATACTTGAAAGACCAATTAGCATTTGACCCACTGCCTCGTAGTCAACGCACCTATTTTCGCGATACGGATTCCGCAGCAGACCAGGAGGGGTTCGGTGATGACAATCCTCGTGCCGATGCCGAGTCGGAAAGCGACGAGGAATAG
- a CDS encoding secretin N-terminal domain-containing protein — translation MRFPAFHIVVCLSLSVSLSGLADAVAAFPQSSRIVQTAAQNGVVPTAIPSGAAKKSEQNVEKAANEKAGDKQPKKESSSEPKVIRRPDNAEDASIDSDQLTATVGEDGRVAFHFRDQPWVELVQWLAEISDQPLDWLELPADRVNLSSPGRYTVAETRDLFNRYLLARGYTILELDGGLTVAKTETMNPAIVPRVTPEQLASLPPHSFVRTSLDVGWLSAEKLAEELKPMVSSNGRLIALSTTNRIEVLDAAINVRQVAELLAQERSVSSREALAPEFALRHIPAEEAKRMLEEFLGVDKKNSAPMTAQQMMAMQQMQQRGGGGQPAPVEKKTEVSIVANSRQNSVIIRAPADRVAIATEFLKRIDVPSKSMVSLADIEDRVQVFRLASLDPEKLIEIVSEMNILEPTTRVRVDKDNNALIVSGSPADRFIIKSLIERLDGSGRNFHVLQLRRLDAGEVAESIAFLMGQKDGKDKQNNNQRYNYWDSFSRQEEDEKEKDEFRVAANNRNRQVLLWANEMEMEQVESLLIKLGELPPPGGSPRTVRVIEASATPETLEYLKRLKVQWDRVSPNPLEIPSSDQFDHPLSDEMSPKERDKWDDADGQEASLPSEPNGVREDHDVITFASTGKPEYQLAWDYPPAALIDDLAPTKARTENARPAIQSTRDFDREFGDQDAPDAANPTQTSTGIRIEVDSSGNLILSSPDTKALDQLELLMQQVAPPKRPYVVFKIENTTAYWMRLNLEEFFEDEEEKEGSGDSFLRMYWGMAQDDSSEEPSGLGKGNKLKFVDDADTNTLVVSGATADQLRTIRDLIRLWDVEALANNRRARFTKLVQIHHGNAKRIAETVKEAYRDLLSSNDKTFQGGGGAGGEQAQRAQKNAARNRSGSGSELVASEGGGNGGNADFSFKGKLSIGVDEVGNTLLISAEGEPLLNLICEMVEQLDNAALSSGEVQVLKLSGSISSGSLQSALKSFGADRRTQATTEPPSLQDNPK, via the coding sequence TTGCGATTCCCCGCTTTCCATATTGTTGTTTGCCTGTCCCTATCGGTATCCCTATCGGGTTTGGCCGATGCGGTCGCGGCCTTTCCGCAGAGTTCGCGTATCGTGCAAACGGCAGCGCAAAATGGGGTCGTTCCCACAGCGATACCGTCTGGCGCGGCGAAAAAATCAGAGCAGAATGTCGAAAAAGCCGCAAACGAGAAAGCGGGCGACAAACAACCCAAGAAAGAGTCAAGCTCGGAACCGAAGGTCATCCGCCGTCCCGATAACGCCGAAGACGCATCGATTGATTCAGACCAACTCACCGCAACCGTAGGCGAAGACGGGCGGGTCGCATTCCACTTTCGTGACCAACCGTGGGTTGAACTCGTCCAATGGTTGGCCGAAATCTCGGACCAGCCTCTCGATTGGTTGGAATTGCCTGCTGACCGGGTCAACTTGTCATCGCCGGGTCGGTACACGGTTGCCGAAACACGCGATCTCTTCAATCGCTATTTGTTGGCTCGCGGCTATACGATTTTGGAACTCGATGGCGGTTTGACGGTTGCTAAAACGGAAACGATGAACCCAGCGATCGTACCTCGCGTGACACCCGAGCAACTTGCGTCGCTGCCGCCACATTCGTTTGTCCGCACTTCGCTTGACGTCGGTTGGTTGTCCGCCGAAAAACTGGCCGAAGAACTCAAACCGATGGTCAGTTCCAATGGACGGCTGATCGCATTATCAACCACCAACCGTATCGAAGTGCTGGATGCAGCCATCAATGTCCGGCAAGTCGCCGAGTTGTTGGCGCAAGAACGAAGTGTATCGAGTCGCGAAGCCCTTGCACCTGAATTCGCGTTACGGCACATCCCAGCCGAAGAGGCGAAGCGAATGTTGGAGGAGTTTTTAGGCGTTGACAAGAAAAATTCGGCACCCATGACGGCTCAGCAAATGATGGCTATGCAGCAAATGCAGCAGCGTGGTGGTGGCGGCCAACCAGCTCCGGTGGAAAAGAAGACCGAGGTGTCGATCGTCGCCAATTCGCGACAAAACTCGGTCATCATTCGTGCTCCGGCTGATCGGGTGGCAATCGCAACCGAATTTCTAAAACGGATCGACGTCCCCAGCAAATCGATGGTCTCCTTAGCCGATATCGAAGACCGTGTTCAAGTCTTTCGCCTGGCTTCACTCGATCCAGAAAAGCTGATCGAAATCGTCTCCGAAATGAACATTTTGGAACCGACCACGCGAGTCCGAGTCGACAAGGATAATAATGCGTTAATCGTCTCTGGATCACCGGCGGATCGTTTTATTATCAAATCGTTGATCGAGCGGCTTGACGGCAGCGGACGGAATTTTCATGTCTTACAATTGAGAAGGCTTGACGCGGGTGAGGTTGCTGAATCGATCGCGTTTTTGATGGGCCAAAAAGATGGAAAGGATAAGCAAAACAACAATCAACGCTACAATTATTGGGATAGTTTTAGTAGGCAAGAGGAGGACGAGAAAGAGAAAGACGAGTTTCGCGTTGCTGCGAACAACCGAAACCGTCAAGTCCTCTTGTGGGCCAACGAAATGGAAATGGAGCAGGTGGAATCGTTGCTGATAAAGCTCGGTGAATTACCACCGCCAGGCGGAAGCCCGCGTACGGTACGGGTCATCGAGGCTTCCGCGACCCCCGAAACGCTCGAATACCTCAAACGACTCAAGGTTCAATGGGATCGTGTTTCCCCCAACCCGTTGGAAATCCCCAGCTCCGATCAATTTGACCATCCCCTAAGCGATGAAATGTCACCCAAAGAAAGGGACAAATGGGATGACGCAGACGGCCAAGAAGCCTCCCTGCCGAGCGAGCCGAATGGCGTTCGGGAAGATCACGATGTGATCACGTTTGCGTCAACGGGCAAGCCTGAATATCAGTTGGCATGGGACTATCCGCCCGCCGCTCTCATCGATGATTTGGCTCCAACAAAGGCAAGGACTGAAAATGCAAGACCGGCGATCCAGTCCACCCGCGATTTCGATCGCGAGTTCGGCGACCAAGACGCACCCGATGCCGCGAACCCCACGCAAACATCGACCGGAATTCGTATCGAAGTCGACTCGTCAGGCAATTTGATTCTGAGCAGTCCTGACACCAAGGCGCTAGACCAACTTGAATTGCTGATGCAACAAGTCGCACCACCGAAACGTCCTTATGTCGTGTTTAAAATTGAAAACACAACCGCCTATTGGATGCGATTGAACTTGGAAGAGTTTTTTGAAGACGAGGAGGAAAAAGAGGGCAGCGGCGATTCCTTCCTTCGTATGTATTGGGGGATGGCTCAAGACGATTCGAGCGAGGAACCATCTGGTTTGGGGAAAGGCAATAAGCTGAAATTTGTTGATGATGCCGACACCAACACCCTGGTCGTCAGCGGTGCGACGGCAGACCAATTAAGAACCATTCGGGATTTGATTCGTTTATGGGATGTGGAAGCATTGGCAAACAACCGCCGCGCTCGGTTCACGAAACTGGTCCAAATCCATCATGGAAATGCGAAAAGGATTGCGGAAACCGTCAAGGAAGCCTATCGAGATTTACTCAGCAGCAATGACAAGACATTTCAAGGTGGTGGTGGAGCAGGCGGCGAACAAGCACAGCGAGCTCAAAAGAATGCCGCGCGGAATCGAAGCGGCAGCGGAAGTGAGTTGGTCGCCAGCGAAGGCGGTGGGAACGGTGGCAACGCCGACTTTTCTTTCAAAGGAAAATTGTCGATCGGAGTCGATGAGGTCGGCAACACGTTACTAATCAGCGCCGAAGGCGAACCATTGTTAAACTTGATTTGCGAAATGGTCGAGCAACTTGACAACGCGGCTCTCTCAAGCGGTGAAGTACAGGTTTTGAAACTGTCCGGCAGCATCAGCAGCGGATCGCTCCAGTCGGCGCTGAAGTCCTTCGGTGCCGATCGTCGCACGCAAGCCACGACCGAGCCACCTTCTCTTCAAGACAATCCGAAGTAA
- a CDS encoding c-type cytochrome domain-containing protein, translating to MQRLRPLIVCFLCFLAIFANKSSAVELTIQEKQAVAEIKRSLSTAGSRYKAGQLQAAVESMKIAGEQMHEAVKKGSPAVYEELKPLMKSLGAAHVYLELEGVRVPPFELPRRDRESDQTSVSVNESNRAAPASNPPTPTPPITPSITPPMPASPEVGFVSDVVPILVNQCGRCHVAGSRGNFNMATYSQLMKGSRAGRVVFAGDVASSVLIDNIESGAMPPNGTVPASDLEKLKQWIASGAKFDGDDPETSLFALLSSASKKIEPSASAPINPATPANKQTVDFALQVAPMFIQSCSGCHLDSMQNRGGLRMDTFAQMMRGGDSGPIIVPGDAASSLLIQKLRGMAGDRMPAGGRPAFSDEAIELISTWINEGAVLGGDRNRANQPIKRMSQLAWADKATPLQLSDQRKQAALEDLQWVNSKNSNPIQLETDHFFVTGTADKKTIELVAEQAEEKMDLVRRLVPGEEGPAYFAGRATLFVWARRYDYSEFAKMIEARDVPADWNSHWKYDGLDAYVAIVATQQEESKEIAERLTGPLVSLALATSGKDVPIWFATGVGETIRKQNRQRVDRDTLRREQAELQLAAAAMKDAKQFLDEKLKPEQTDQISAAVVASMTERPRRKGFDSLLRKLGQGEPFEQAFQSSFGVTVEVYLTAWLGSR from the coding sequence ATGCAACGTTTGCGTCCACTTATCGTTTGCTTTTTGTGCTTTTTGGCAATCTTTGCTAACAAATCCTCAGCGGTAGAATTGACGATCCAAGAGAAACAGGCAGTCGCCGAGATCAAACGGTCGCTTTCGACGGCAGGCAGCCGCTATAAAGCGGGCCAGTTGCAGGCGGCGGTCGAGTCGATGAAGATCGCGGGCGAGCAAATGCATGAAGCGGTCAAAAAGGGTTCGCCTGCGGTCTACGAAGAACTCAAACCACTCATGAAATCGCTCGGTGCCGCTCACGTCTATCTCGAACTCGAAGGCGTGCGAGTGCCACCCTTTGAATTGCCCCGTCGTGATCGTGAGAGTGACCAGACATCCGTCTCCGTGAACGAATCAAACCGAGCCGCGCCGGCGTCGAATCCACCAACGCCCACCCCACCAATCACTCCTTCGATCACTCCACCAATGCCCGCGAGTCCGGAGGTCGGTTTTGTCAGCGATGTGGTGCCCATCCTGGTCAACCAGTGCGGTCGTTGCCACGTCGCCGGTTCGCGTGGCAACTTCAACATGGCTACTTACTCGCAACTGATGAAAGGATCGCGTGCCGGGCGAGTCGTTTTTGCAGGCGATGTGGCCAGCAGTGTTTTAATCGACAATATCGAGTCGGGCGCGATGCCACCCAATGGGACCGTGCCAGCCTCCGATTTAGAAAAACTCAAACAGTGGATCGCGAGCGGAGCCAAGTTCGATGGCGACGATCCCGAAACGTCACTGTTCGCGTTGTTATCGTCTGCATCGAAGAAAATAGAACCATCGGCATCCGCTCCGATCAATCCTGCAACCCCCGCAAACAAACAGACCGTCGATTTCGCACTCCAGGTCGCACCGATGTTTATCCAAAGTTGCAGCGGGTGTCATCTTGATTCGATGCAGAATCGTGGTGGACTGCGAATGGACACCTTCGCCCAAATGATGCGTGGTGGCGATAGCGGCCCGATCATTGTTCCTGGCGATGCCGCCTCGAGTTTACTCATTCAAAAGCTGCGCGGTATGGCGGGCGATCGGATGCCTGCAGGTGGACGGCCGGCGTTTTCGGACGAAGCGATCGAGCTCATTTCGACCTGGATCAATGAAGGAGCCGTTCTCGGTGGCGATCGGAATCGCGCGAACCAACCAATCAAACGGATGAGCCAACTGGCTTGGGCGGACAAAGCAACCCCATTGCAACTCAGTGATCAGCGAAAGCAAGCTGCACTCGAAGATCTGCAATGGGTCAATTCCAAAAACTCCAACCCCATCCAACTCGAGACCGACCACTTTTTTGTCACAGGAACCGCGGACAAGAAGACGATCGAACTCGTCGCCGAGCAGGCAGAAGAAAAAATGGATCTGGTGAGACGGCTCGTTCCAGGCGAAGAGGGCCCTGCCTACTTCGCAGGTCGGGCAACCCTCTTTGTTTGGGCCAGACGATATGACTACAGCGAATTTGCGAAGATGATCGAAGCCAGAGACGTGCCCGCCGATTGGAACAGTCACTGGAAATACGACGGACTCGATGCTTACGTCGCCATCGTCGCGACGCAGCAAGAGGAGAGCAAAGAAATCGCCGAGCGATTGACAGGCCCACTCGTCAGTTTGGCATTGGCGACATCCGGCAAAGATGTCCCGATTTGGTTTGCCACAGGAGTCGGCGAAACGATCCGCAAGCAGAATCGGCAGAGGGTCGATCGTGACACGTTACGCCGCGAGCAGGCTGAACTGCAGCTCGCAGCCGCAGCGATGAAAGACGCCAAGCAATTCCTCGATGAAAAACTAAAGCCTGAGCAAACCGACCAAATCAGTGCCGCGGTTGTCGCGTCGATGACGGAACGTCCACGGCGAAAGGGTTTTGATTCCTTACTCCGAAAACTAGGCCAAGGAGAGCCGTTCGAGCAAGCATTCCAAAGCTCCTTCGGCGTAACAGTCGAGGTCTATCTAACCGCTTGGCTAGGGTCGCGTTAA
- the wecB gene encoding non-hydrolyzing UDP-N-acetylglucosamine 2-epimerase produces the protein MKNLACVVGARPNFMKMAPLLRALNATGKANATLIHTGQHYDKTLSDVFFEQLEIQKPDVSLDVGSGTQAGQTAKILERIEPVLEAGGTNGKPFDYLVVVGDVNSTMAAAIAAAKLQIKVAHVEAGLRSFDRAMPEEINRIVTDSISDLLLVSDPAGIDHLKREGHPDSAIHLVGNLMIDTLMHSLEKSKSTSVLSDFKLMPKQYGVVTLHRPSNVDDKETLTGILKVLKKVSDELPIVFPIHPRTAARIESFGIQSLLDDAPGITVMPPQGYLEFLSLTSNSKVIVTDSGGLQEESTVMSIPCLTMRENTERPITVTEGSSTLVGNDAGLLAQQLQLVLDGKYDVGSCPAGWDGKAAGRIAKILVG, from the coding sequence ATGAAAAATCTTGCTTGCGTGGTCGGTGCACGACCCAACTTTATGAAAATGGCTCCGCTTCTACGTGCTTTAAATGCAACGGGGAAAGCGAATGCGACTTTAATTCATACGGGTCAACATTACGACAAAACACTGTCCGATGTGTTTTTTGAACAACTCGAGATCCAAAAGCCTGATGTTTCTTTAGACGTCGGCTCGGGGACTCAAGCGGGACAGACCGCAAAAATACTCGAACGGATCGAGCCCGTATTGGAAGCAGGCGGCACGAACGGCAAACCATTCGATTACCTGGTCGTTGTCGGCGATGTGAATTCGACGATGGCTGCCGCGATCGCTGCGGCAAAACTGCAAATCAAAGTCGCTCACGTCGAAGCAGGGCTGCGCAGCTTTGACCGCGCGATGCCTGAAGAAATTAATCGGATCGTGACAGACTCCATCTCCGATCTGTTGCTGGTGTCGGACCCCGCTGGAATCGATCACCTCAAACGAGAAGGACATCCCGACTCGGCAATCCATCTTGTCGGCAATTTGATGATCGACACTCTGATGCATTCCCTTGAAAAATCGAAGTCGACGTCCGTGCTATCCGATTTCAAGTTAATGCCAAAACAATATGGTGTTGTCACATTGCATCGACCCTCTAATGTCGACGACAAAGAGACGTTAACGGGCATTTTGAAGGTATTGAAAAAAGTCAGTGATGAGTTGCCAATTGTTTTTCCAATTCACCCTCGAACCGCAGCAAGGATTGAAAGCTTTGGAATCCAATCACTGCTCGATGATGCGCCAGGAATCACGGTGATGCCACCGCAAGGTTATTTGGAGTTCTTGTCGCTAACAAGTAATTCAAAAGTCATCGTGACCGATTCGGGTGGCTTGCAAGAGGAATCGACAGTCATGTCGATCCCTTGTCTGACGATGCGAGAAAATACCGAACGCCCGATCACCGTGACCGAGGGCAGCAGTACTCTGGTCGGCAACGATGCCGGATTGCTGGCCCAGCAATTGCAATTGGTCCTCGATGGCAAGTACGATGTCGGATCCTGTCCCGCCGGCTGGGACGGGAAAGCCGCTGGACGGATTGCAAAGATTTTGGTCGGCTGA